AACAATAACCGGCAGCAGCCCCAGCGCCTGGGCGAATATTGCGGTAAAAGCTTTTCATCAATGGGGCGCGCAACGCGTGATCGCCGAGGTGAACCAAGGGGGCGATCTGGTCGAGGCGGTTTTGCGGCAGGTGGCGCCCATGGTGCCCTATAAGGCCGTGCGCGCAAAATTTGGCAAATCAATGCGCGCAGAACCCGTGGCTGCGCTTTACGAGCAGGGGCGGGTGTTTCACCTGCCTGGTTTAAACGCGCTTGAACACCAAATGTGTGAGATGACGCTGCATGGGTATCAAGGGCAGGGCAGCCCGGACCGCGTGGATGCTTTGGTTTGGGCCTTGAGCGAGCTGATGCTGAAGCCTCCTGCTAAATCAATAAAGCCAAGGATGCGTTTATTGTAACCTCGCAACGCCAGCGCCCGTTGCGATGCGGGCCTGTTAAAACCTTTTGTGGTTTTCTCCACGCAAACGCCTTGCTCGATCAATGGGGTGGGCAGTCATAGGATGGAATATATTTAAATGCGCCTTTTCAACCGGATGTTTGAAAAAAAGACGGCTGTTGCTTCGGCTAACCTGGCGCCCAAACGCCCTACGAGCTTTGGATCTGGTGCCTTGACTGCGGGGCTTCATTGGAGTGGCCAGGACGGTTTGAGTTTAATCCAACAGGGATTTCTTGGTAATCCGATTGGGTTTCGGGCGGTTAAATTGATCGCTGAGGCAGCGGCTGCGGTGCCTTTGACATGCATGCTGCGCGGCAAGCGAATTGACGCGCATCCGCTGGTCTCTGTGCTCAAATCCCCCAACCATGGGCAGACCAAAGCTGATTTTTTAGAAGCGCTTTACGGGCAAATTCTGCTCAGTGGTAATGGCTATATCAAAGCGGTTCACAACAGCGATGGGCATCCATCCGAGCTTTACACGCTGCGTTCGGAACGTGTTTCAGCAGTGATTGGTCAGGATGGCTGGCCAGTGGCCTATGACTATACGGTTGGCGCGCGTAAGCAGCGCTTGACCGCAGAGGGTTCACATCCCGATATCTGCCATATTCGCAGTTTTCATCCGCAGAATGATCATTCTGGCTTTTCTGCTTTGCAAGCAGCCGCACGCGCGATTGATGTCCATAATGGTGCATCTGCTTGGTCAAAAGCGCTGCTTGAAAATGCAGCCCGCCCATCCGGAGCGCTCGTGTATCG
The sequence above is drawn from the Rhodobacteraceae bacterium IMCC1335 genome and encodes:
- a CDS encoding phage portal protein, giving the protein MFEKKTAVASANLAPKRPTSFGSGALTAGLHWSGQDGLSLIQQGFLGNPIGFRAVKLIAEAAAAVPLTCMLRGKRIDAHPLVSVLKSPNHGQTKADFLEALYGQILLSGNGYIKAVHNSDGHPSELYTLRSERVSAVIGQDGWPVAYDYTVGARKQRLTAEGSHPDICHIRSFHPQNDHSGFSALQAAARAIDVHNGASAWSKALLENAARPSGALVYRGHEGQGSLTDAQYDRLVDELELYHQGARNAGRPMLLEGGLDWRQMGFSPSDMEFHKTKELAAREIATAFGVPPMILGIPGDATYANYQEANRAFVRLTVLPLVQRVTAHLARWLSTSWPQDFQLLPDLDLIQALSQERDTLWRRVSDAKFLTDDEKRHLLGLSSKAGARNG